The proteins below come from a single Drosophila teissieri strain GT53w chromosome 3L, Prin_Dtei_1.1, whole genome shotgun sequence genomic window:
- the LOC122616964 gene encoding uncharacterized protein LOC122616964 — protein MEQVTDTAVTTPEPTQAEKPPQGVETSETLEPNTAALKTLSESAGPTDLENELANLNGSEEGPGLDELSTLEQEIAKLHNIRPPDAASEAKESVTPSCGENNSGLEPRMAPKEIKSGSPLIEDGHDASGNGQSSDSPLEEVDLIALLKGTDTSHGQPTGEEKCALEKALSDLDGVGEDVDVGVTIEGEGQFEIMEIDDDEGESSCRKASPKVPVSKPIKSNSLTSISKHKLSPEQARAVALEQMAGLKPKSRRKEPPPPHSVVKPIDIVSSLNDDWDDYDSEEDKPASSLVTEVITLPPTQVVTKKPPVPVKRVTSPVKRNPNSPILLNNKISGVKVMLKTVSQKQLAASLSPAVEQSKPTVVVSPSKETEEPTTGFKRMRVIKRKIIWDPDVPETKKSFAQYASTKATGKASSPAPPSPKTTVKSISPTTTTKKEVAPKKRSATPTARSSKAGTPIGGTERGPSPVKRRAQTPNTGLANGGTQKKKKVSEIDRLMGDEGAANMIHAVEHEQRELSGGEVSNKPLMRKRSMTITGRNQAARVAVEPTPPKKETAHSANKRTPAAADSVFTKTTANTSTSKPRASDSWDYVYKQRASEESMIMRRRSNSSYSSNASVSRNSLDNKPGAANLSDDAGEGSDPSFKFVKPVSKSNQRGGEDTSSHTLANDMKANNGSELVCLRKVNKVAHLVIHTQRGKFGHTYSRQLLEQLNDALSSVARKGEFNTVLLTVEGPQFCQGIDCQELIQGSLEKRKDTASQLAVALKCYLRTLATFPKPLVAGIVGSLINLGVMQLPFADYVVASDDCCFETNYAKLGQLPEGYALWHGHQKVSSEVHSRLFLLGERLFATELLGPHSFVDKICKTRNVNEEALAIAKQISTSSAEMYRTLKKVNHSAINATKFPRLDEELKVIGEQWVTANCLANFKSYLNDVDF, from the exons ATGGAGCAGGTGACGGATACTGCAGTGACAACACCGGAGCCCACCCAAGCAGAGAAACCACCGCAAGGAGTCGAAACATCGGAGACTCTAGAACCAAACACAGCGGCGTTGAAAACGCTTTCAGAAAGTGCGGGTCCCACTGATTTGGAGAATGAGCTGGCCAATCTCAACGGATCGGAAGAGGGCCCCGGCTTGGACGAGCTGAGCACGCTGGAGCAGGAGATAGCTAAGCTGCATAACATTCGACCGCCGGATGCGGCATCTGAAGCTAAAGAATCCGTTACTCCAAGTTGCGGAGAAAACAATAGTGGTTTGGAGCCCCGCATGGCcccaaaagaaattaaaagtgGGTCCCCATTAATCGAAGATGGCCACGATGCCTCAGGCAACGGTCAGTCCAGCGATTCCCCCTTGGAAGAGGTAGATCTTATTGCCCTGCTCAAGGGTACGGACACAAGTCATGGCCAGCCCACCGGCGAGGAAAAGTGCGCGTTGGAGAAGGCTCTTTCCGATCTCGACGGCGTTGGTGAAGACGTGGATGTAGGTGTTACCATCGAGGGCGAAGGGCAGTTCGAAATCATGGAAATTGACGACGATGAAGGGGAGTCATCCTGTCGAAAAGCCAGTCCCAAGGTACCTGTGTCCAAGCCCATCAAATCTAACTCCTTGACTTCTATTTCCAAGCATAAGCTTTCCCCGGAACAAGCCAGAGCTGTAGCTCTGGAACAGATGGCCGGTCTTAAACCAAAGTCACGCCGTAAGGAGCCGCCTCCACCGCATTCTGTGGTCAAGCCAATAGATATTGTCAGCTCATTGAACGATGATTGGGACGACTACGATTCTGAGGAAGACAAGCCGGCTTCCTCGTTGGTGACAGAAGTTATAACTCTACCTCCAACACAAGTAGTCACTAAAAAGCCACCAGTGCCTGTGAAAAGGGTGACATCCCCAGTTAAACGCAATCCAAACTCGCCCATTTTGCTAAATAACAAGATCAGCGGGGTAAAAGTAATGTTAAAGACCGTGAGCCAAAAGCAACTGGCAGCCTCATTAAGTCCAGCAGTGGAGCAATCCAAACCAACAGTCGTTGTGTCACCTTCCAAGGAAACCGAAGAGCCTACCACGG gGTTCAAGCGCATGCGTGTCATTAAAAGGAAGATAATCTGGGATCCCGATGTACCGGAGACGAAAAAATCATTTGCGCAGTATGCCAGCACGAAGGCAACGGGCAAGGCGTCATCTCCAGCTCCCCCTTCGCCAAAAACAACTGTCAAAAGCATTTCTCCCACCACGACGACTAAGAAGGAGGTGGCGCCCAAAAAACGttcagccacgcccactgctcGGTCCTCTAAAGCTGGGACGCCAATCGGAGGAACAGAGCGGGGTCCCTCGCCCGTCAAACGACGCGCGCAAACTCCGAACACAGGTCTAGCCAATGGAGgaacccaaaaaaagaaaaaggtcTCTGAAATCGATCGTTTGATGGGCGATGAGGGCGCTGCCAATATGATTCATGCGGTGGAGCATGAACAGCGGGAGTTAAGTGGTGGTGAGGTGTCCAATAAACCGCTGATGCGCAAACGATCCATGACCATAACCGGAAGG AACCAGGCAGCCCGAGTTGCAGTGGAACCAACACCACCCAAAAAAGAGACAGCTCATTCGGCCAACAAACGAACGCCTGCTGCGGCTGATTCCGTATTTACTAAGACCACCGCCAACACATCTACCAGTAAGCCTCGCGCCTCCGACTCGTGGGACTATGTTTACAAGCAGCGCGCCAGCGAGGAATCGATGATCATGCGTAGGCGCTCCAATAGCTCCTACTCCAGCAACGCCTCCGTCAGCCGAAATTCGCTGGACAATAAACCTGGAGCAGCTAATCTGTCTGATGATGCAGGCGAGGGCTCTGATCCATCCTTTAAGTTTGTAAAGCCCGTAAGCAAGTCGAACCAAAGGGGAGGTGAAGATACCTCCTCGCATACCCTGGCTAACGATATGAAGGCGAACAATGGTAGTGAACTGGTGTGTCTGCGCAAGGTTAATAAAGTTGCTCACTTGGTCATCCACACGCAACGAGGAAAATTTGGCCATACGTACAGTAGGCAGTTGCTGGAGCAATTAAACGACGCACTGTCCAGTGTTGCCCGCAAAGGCGAATTCAACACTGTGCTGCTTACCGTTGAGGGTCCACAGTTTTGTCAGGGCATCGATTGTCAGGAACTGATTCAGGGATCTTTGGAGAAGCGAAAGGATACTGCCAGTCAACTGGCCGTAGCCCTGAA atGCTATTTACGCACTTTGGCAACATTTCCCAAACCCTTAGTGGCGGGCATTGTTGGCAGCCTGATTAATTTGGGCGTTATGCAGCTTCCATTTGCTGACTATGTGGTGGCCTCTGATGATTGTTGCTTTGAGACTAACTATGCCAAATTGGGTCAACTGCCCGAGGGCTATGCTCTGTGGCATGGTCACCAAAAGGTGTCCAGTGAAGTG CACTCGCGTTTGTTTCTTCTGGGTGAAAGACTGTTCGCAACGGAACTTTTGGGGCCACATAGTTTCGTTGACAAGATCTGCAAGACCCGCAACGTCAATGAAGAGGCTCTGGCCATTGCCAAACAGATATCCACTAGCTCTGCCGAG ATGTATCGCACGCTGAAGAAAGTCAACCACTCCGCCATCAATGCTACGAAATTCCCACGTCTGGATGAGGAACTAAAAGTTATAGGCGAGCAATGGGTTACTGCCAATTGCTTGGCTAATTTTAAAAGTTATCTTAACGACGTTGACTTTTAG
- the LOC122616965 gene encoding uncharacterized protein LOC122616965, giving the protein MLHSELLPPAGHQGIYAPLSQAMSDSESDEEIEIHNAANHRQKLPQKLQQAHQPSLPEQLHAQRIRIPPNTLALKLPHTRTSPTATRIVTRNPIGSTQKFQLEGSSYATNMQNTFRSVMLSDNGGVGSELSHFNSDFDANADNVAILGDHDQTSDDLSKRTPMSPARKCCFIGSLLLCFIAIVSFVWLIPCGNPDGTGSCPAVGDRIRTHNWFNNYTKAELKGGVNVVGGLRAWENNLIFMYRGDAFFPEFRPGNERRNGIICLIGSSGAVAWFVEMVDEPVALDCTLIDIDGNGKPACLVLDEYGELGALHPVSGEWLWWFKERSARKVDAYDFPIILPDLDADGVLDLLLVTSLSLVQRTKSLAQPKHESPEKIEARNVLRMLSGRKGTPIGEGFTIHECDNLSNVKLEAGNVSFTCQRGNGTEQQRSKSLAELYALITNKSIVGQRLGTSKISQHRNHGQRRELDAQRNIYSLSGRELVVENRGRCPEDCNVTFVLSEVRDGKPHVVENFIKSGMYGMKPAQWHFKNTKSQMSGFVMKFWKWHGLVKPSKQSSASSNSNNVQKSGSNNHTKNMNAIKDKEKSQAQAKKQQQQQRLRRSTDAKDHEFQPPHQEFDVFEHIKQKRETFGVPSPTKNLTKSSGISPGGSYKMNMITETVLLVVFVGADTHIENTSQSNIVQFCRHDRKEAVCQPDLNNQDHSMLVADLDQDGSQELVTYMSTFVHPEDQPLSEWKLLTYVRLLRLQAELPAYFEVHKHN; this is encoded by the coding sequence ATGCTGCACTCCGAATTATTGCCTCCCGCTGGCCACCAGGGCATCTATGCTCCGCTAAGTCAGGCAATGAGCGATTCCGAATCGGACGAGGAAATAGAGATCCACAACGCCGCCAATCATAGACAAAAATTGCCACAGAAACTTCAGCAAGCTCATCAGCCTAGTCTGCCGGAGCAGCTCCACGCCCAAAGGATACGCATCCCGCCGAACACACTAGCCCTGAAATTACCACATACTCGAACATCACCCACGGCCACCAGGATTGTGACTCGAAATCCAATCGGGAGTACCCAGAAATTCCAACTGGAGGGCAGTAGCTACGCTACCAACATGCAGAATACCTTCCGTTCCGTCATGTTGAGCGATAACGGTGGAGTGGGCTCGGAGTTGTCCCACTTCAACAGCGATTTCGATGCAAATGCAGATAATGTAGCCATCTTGGGAGACCATGATCAGACCAGTGACGACTTGTCGAAAAGGACCCCCATGTCACCGGCAAGAAAATGCTGTTTCATAGGTAGCCTACTGCTGTGCTTCATTGCTATCGTATCCTTTGTATGGCTAATACCCTGCGGTAATCCGGATGGCACTGGGTCCTGTCCAGCCGTCGGAGACCGGATAAGGACCCACAACTGGTTTAATAACTACACAAAGGCGGAACTTAAGGGAGGAGTTAATGTGGTCGGTGGTCTAAGAGCCTGGGAAAACAACCTGATATTCATGTACCGCGGTGATGCCTTTTTTCCGGAGTTCCGCCCAGGTAACGAGCGGCGTAATGGTATCATCTGTTTGATTGGCTCCTCCGGAGCAGTGGCTTGGTTTGTAGAGATGGTAGATGAACCTGTAGCACTCGATTGTACCCTCATTGATATAGATGGCAATGGGAAACCAGCTTGTTTAGTACTCGATGAGTACGGCGAACTTGGAGCCCTTCATCCCGTCTCTGGTGAATGGCTTTGGTGGTTTAAGGAGCGATCAGCCCGAAAGGTTGATGCCTATGATTTTCCCATCATCCTGCCTGATCTGGATGCAGATGGAGTGCTGGACCTCCTTCTCGTGACCAGTTTGTCACTTGTACAGCGTACAAAATCGCTTGCACAGCCCAAACATGAATCTCCGGAAAAAATAGAGGCACGCAATGTGTTGCGCATGCTGTCGGGCAGAAAAGGAACACCTATTGGCGAGGGCTTCACCATCCACGAATGCGACAATTTGAGCAACGTGAAGCTCGAGGCGGGCAACGTGAGCTTCACCTGTCAGCGGGGCAATGGTACGGAGCAGCAGCGTTCTAAGAGTCTGGCCGAGCTGTATGCCCTGATCACCAACAAATCTATTGTAGGCCAGCGACTAGGCACTTCAAAGATTTCGCAGCACAGGAACCACGGTCAGCGTCGTGAGCTAGATGCCCAGAGAAACATATATTCTCTAAGTGGACGGGAGCTCGTGGTGGAGAATCGAGGACGCTGTCCGGAAGATTGCAATGTCACCTTTGTCCTAAGTGAAGTCCGCGATGGCAAACCCCATGTGGTGGAAAACTTCATCAAGAGCGGAATGTACGGCATGAAGCCCGCCCAATGGCACTTCAAGAATACCAAATCGCAAATGTCTGGCTTCGTGATGAAGTTCTGGAAGTGGCATGGCCTGGTTAAGCCTTCAAAACAGTCCTCCGCCTCCAGTAACAGCAACAATGTGCAGAAGAGTGGCAGCAATAATCACACCAAGAACATGAATGCCATCAAGGATAAAGAAAAGTCTCAGGCTCaggcaaaaaaacaacagcagcagcaacgtcTAAGAAGGAGCACGGATGCAAAAGATCACGAGTTTCAACCACCTCATCAGGAGTTCGATGTCTTTGAGCACATAAAGCAGAAGAGGGAAACATTCGGAGTGCCATCTCCAACTAAAAACCTTACCAAATCGAGTGGAATCTCTCCCGGTGGAAGCTACAAAATGAACATGATTACAGAGACCGTGCTACTAGTGGTTTTCGTGGGGGCCGATACCCACATAGAGAACACCTCGCAAAGCAACATCGTCCAGTTTTGCCGCCACGACCGCAAGGAGGCGGTGTGCCAACCGGATCTGAACAATCAAGACCACTCGATGCTTGTTGCAGATCTCGACCAGGACGGATCACAGGAGCTAGTTACATACATGTCCACCTTTGTGCATCCCGAGGATCAGCCGCTGAGCGAATGGAAACTGCTGACCTATGTGCGTTTGTTGCGCCTCCAAGCAGAGCTTCCCGCCTACTTCGAGGTCCACAAGCACAACTAG